The sequence GACTTTGCAATCTCCACTGCGAAACCCAGGCCACACCCTTCCCCAATGCCGAATGGAAAAGCTCGGAGTGCGTGTATTGCCAGACCTGCGCGGCGATCTGTCCGACGGCCGCCATCAGCTTTCCTCTGAAGCCGGCACCGGCGAAAATGACCGGGATCGACCTGTCCAGAAGAAAGCTTGTCCTGACCACATTTCTCGGCTTCGCGGCGGCCCCCCTGTTCCGGATCACGCCCGCCCGAAAACGGGCCTCCGAAAAGCTCATCCGGCCTCCCGGATCGCTGCCGGAAGAGGATTTCCTGCGAACCTGCGTCAAATGCGGCGCGTGCATGAAGGTCTGCCCGACCAACGGGCTGCAGCCGACACTGTCGGAAGCCGGACCGGAAGGGATCTGGACGCCCATGCTCGTTCCGAAGATCGGATACTGTGAGTACTACTGCTCGCTCTGCACCCAGGTCTGTCCCACGGGCGCCATCCGTGAATTGACCGTCGAGGAAAAAGTCGATGTCAAGATCGGTACATCATGGGTGGACAAGAGCCGTTGCATTCCCTACGTTTTCGGAAAACCCTGCATCGTCTGTGAGGAGCACTGCCCGACGTCACCCAAGGCCATCAAGCTCGTCGAGGTCGAAGCCAAGCTTCCGGACGGGAGCATCGTGACCCAGATGGGGCCGGTTATCGACCTCGATCTCTGCATCGGCTGCGGCGTCTGCGAAAACAAGTGCCCGGTCATGGACAAGCCGGCCATCTTCGTCACCAGCGTCGGAGAGGAGCGGTCGTCCAAGAACCAGCTCCTCCTCGAACTCTTTTAGCCTGGGAGTACAGCTTCACCCTCCGCGCCTTGCATCTGCAGCCGCCTCGACTCGTGAATAATCCAGGCTTGCCGAAGCCGTGCGGAAAAAGAGCCGGGTTTTTCCCCTCAGTTATATGCCGGCGCTTTTTCCCCTTCGGGCGAGCCGATCTCACCATTCCGGCTTCGTCGCAGCCCACTCGACGTAGCATCACTACGCTCTCGTGGACCGCTTTCCTTGCCGGAACGGCTCATGAAGGCTAAACCCTCCCATGGTCGCTTCAGGCATCCCCGGCCACCCCAATCATCCAGAGAGAGTCTCCTTGCGGGAGACGAGATCGCCGCGACGGCCATCCTGGACCGGCGTCTCTCCGAGATGAAGAACGTAATCTTGACATCAATCATTATCCCATGTAATTTGAAATCCCGCGGGAGGTGATTATGAAAAATATTATTTTTCCGGTATTGGGGTTGTTGGTGTTGTTTTGCTGCCGGGCGGATAAGCCTGTATCCGAGATCCAGGAAAAGAGCGAGAATACCATTTCTTCGCGACCCATAGAACAGGAATGGATTCTGGACGAGGATTTCGTCATACCCGGGAAGCGCGAAGGAGAATACACCCTTGGAGGATTAATCACGGATCTCAAGATCGACAGCAAAGGAAATATCCTTGTGCTGGACAAGCTGGAAGGATGTGTCCGGGTCTTCGATTATAGGGGACGATATCTCAGGTCGATAGGAAAACAAGGCCGCGGTTCCGGAGAATTGACCGAAGCCGTTGCCTTTGCTCTGGACCCTGATGGCAACTTCCATATTGTTCAAGTCATGAAACATGATAGAAGAAAAAGGCGAATGAATGTCTTCGCACATCAGAGCGATTTATTAAGGACCATGGTTTTGACGGAATATGTTGCACAGTTCTTCTTCACAGCCGGAGGCGGCATTTTGGCAAAGACGTTTGGACACAAAGGACAGGAAATAGCTATCTATGACAACAACATGAATAAGCAGAGGACTCTGGCCTTGTTGCCGCCGCCGAAACAGATCCCTTCCCAAACAACGAGAAGCGTTGCAGACTTCGCCAATCATCCGGATTTTCTTTTGGGCGCCCTCAACAACCGTGGTTTTATTTATTGTGAATCATCCGATAATAAGCTTTCCATTCTGGATCCCTATGGGGAGCCTCTTTTCGTTATCGAAAAGAGCCTGGAGGCAGCAGACACATCAACCCGCTTTATTCTCGTTGATGGGGATGCCGAGGGGAACATCTTTGCAGTCAGCTTGCCCTCCGGAGATTCTTTCTTCAAGACAAGAAAAATGTTCATCGAGGTATTCGACGATCACGGCCGCTTCATCCACAAAACCACCACAGATGCTTTCGGAATCCTCAAGATCACGGAAGACGCTGTCTTCGGGTTGAGGTTCCATGAAGCTTTTCCACCTGATATTGTCAAGTTCAGGCAGCGGATATCCTGACTTAAATCTTTCGCAATTCGGTTGACCGCCGAGTAAAAATGCTTATCCGCCGCACAGCTACAGATTCCGGCCCCGCCTGTTTTCCATGATCGCGACGACATGTCGATCGGCCAGCATGTATTTTGCTCATACTTTGAAATAGAGTAAATTTTTTTGAGAATGGGTTTTTCTACAGGAGAATCAGCAAAGACATCTTATGTGGTCAAATTGGGGTAGCTTGAATACTATTAAGCTCTCTCTAATCTTTCTTCTTGTGCTTCTGTATGCAGGAGGCATGTTTCTGTATTTATCAAAAGATAACCCCAAGAAGGGTCATGCAATTGGAACTTCTTTTCAATTCGAACCTATTCATTTTGAAGAGGTTTCTTATCCTGTCAAAGATTGTCCTGATATTCCAATCCCTCTTTCAGCGGCAGAGACTCTCAATCTCAGGGATTTTCTTGGGAATGTGATTGTGCTCCGTTTTTCCAGGTTTAATAAGCATGATTTGGAAGGTTTGCATTTTCTTGACTCATTATTCACAAGGCTTCAAAAATATAATTTCCGTCTGGTCTTTATCAATACATTGGGAAAAGACAACTCAATCCGACAAGAACATTTTTCTGCACCGGTAGTAGATGACGACGGGTATATTGCCTCCATTTTTCACGCAAACCTCAATGACCTAATCCTCATCGATAAATCATTCAAAATAAGAATCAAGCATAATAACCTAAACAATCCGACAATATACTCGCTCATTACAACGCATCTGTTCGATGAAGGGCAGAAAATGCCGGCTTTTTCTGATTCATCGCTTGAAATCATCTTAAAACAATCATTCTATATGAATGTCAGGACACAACACATTGAATGCATAAGACAAACAATTCGTGAGAGACCGTCAATTATTCATTTGTTTCTATCCGTATGCTTGTCCTGCCTCCCGCAAATACGGGTCTCCTTAATGAATGGATATGGCTTCCCAGAAACATCTCAGGAAACCCCTTTGATCATGATCCTTTTCAGCAGCAGAAACGAGATTAGCGAGGTCAACAATTTTATTGAGAGGTACGATATCCCTCAAAAAGTAACCGTAGGGATTTTCTCAGATACAGATAAAGATTCAATGTTTGAAGAATCTTTGCTTTATAAATACTATATTGATCCCTACTTCATCATTTTAAATAGCAGGGGCCGTATAACATTTTCTGAAGAGCCCGGTGATATCGTTAGGCTTGATGCTTCAACAATGGCTCGGTATTTTAAATGAATGGCGAAAGTCAAAGATATGGTCAAACATTCATGCTGTCAGCACAAACAGACTTACCGAACCTGAATCGAGGTCATTAAAAATTACGTAAGGATTGTTTGGAGATTGAGTTTACCAGGGAAGATCCCGGAAGAGGCGAAGATGACCATTCGAAGGAAATTCAGGTTAACCAACAAGCAGATTGCCGTGCTTTCCACCGTGTTGTTCTCGTACTTTGTTTGTCTATCCTGTGATAAAGACAATAGACATGAACAAGTACCCGTGAAGAAACTCGAAAAGATTTTTGAAATTGAGGGCTTCGAATCAACTAGCGGGCCACAGCTTTTCTGGAATATTTCATCAATATGTTGCGATCGGACCGACAACCTTATCGTTGCTGATTCGGGGTGGAATAAAATATTCAAGTTCAATCCTTACGGCGAACATATCGATACGGTCGGGCGGCCGGGACAGGGCCCGGCGAATTCACGGCTAGCCCGCTCTCAGCCCCCCTCAAGATCAGTTATGGGAATAATGAAAAGCTCTATGTCTATGATCAAGGCAATGAACGATTTTCCGTATTTTCAAAATCATTCTTATTTGAAAAGAGCTTCAATGCGCCCAGGAGTCGAAAGATAAGAATCCTGGACACTCCCCTTGTGAATTCCGATGGGAACATCTATTTGGTCACCTACGAGGGAGGAAATTTAATTCAGTGTTTCGATGAGAGTTTCGCTCACAAAGATGGCTTTTTTGTATCGAACCGGCATTTCCATTCAGAATTTTATAATGTTCGGCCCGCGGCGGAAAAGAGATTAGTTAGTGAATTTGATTTGAAAAAAGCAATATCTCAAGACGATCACTTGGTTATTATTTCCAATTATACTCTATCCGTATCTATCTATGATCGGGAACACTCATTGATCAGAGAATTTTCACTAAAACAAAACAGGGATTTCTTTCAGGATTTTAAAAAAAGAGCCTCCCTACTTAAAAGAAAAAGTGCGACGGCGACAATCCTTCCTTTTTCACTTTATCTCGACAACCTAGGGAATATTTGCCTGGGTTATTTCAAGGGCGCAAATAACTATGTGATATACCGTTATCTTCAATCAGGCCAGCACATGGATACGCTTGTTGCAAGCGATGATCTTTTTCCGCCTTTTGTTTCCGATGGAAAGGGTTTTTTATATGCATTGAAGAAGGACAGAAGCACTTTAATAAAATACCGAATAGGAGGTAACTTTGAGTAAAAGAGTTTGTAGGTTCTTTATACCGGTCCTGATATTATTCCTATGTGTGCTTCAATCTGATGTGCTAATTGGATGGTGGGGGCGTCCTTGCACTTTAGATTGGGCTGATAACACTGCATCTCAGGATTGTGAATTCCTTTGTCAGGACTTAGGTGGTTGTGGAGGCTATGCAAAGTGGTTTTGTGAGTGTTTAATCCCCGGGTTTTCCTGGCTCTGTCAATGTGAATATGTGCTTGCTTGTTGGGATACTTATGATTTCCATACACACTATTTAGGTGAGCATACGTATTGCGGTCTGCCATTGATGCAATAAAGAAAAACCCGGCTCTTTTAACGCACTGCCCTGGGAAGAGGAGAGGCTGTGCGCGAGTCGAGATTGCCGCAGCGATGAGTCTCGGACTGCGCAGGCGTAGTTGAGCTACGTCGAGCAGGCCGGGACGAAATCGGTGTGGTGAGATCGGCTCGCCCGAAGGGTCATAACGCCGGATAGGGAAAAGAAACAAAAACGGCGTTATGACGCACAGCTTCTCCTAAGAGTCGGAGAAGAGTTTGATGAGGGCTGCCTTGAGTGCGGGAATGACTTCGAAGAGGTCGCCGACGATGCCGTAATCGGCGACTCTGAAGATCGGCGCTTCGGGATCCTTGTTCACCGCGACGATATACTTTGAGGATGACATCCCGGCCAGATGCTGGATCGCGCCGGAGACACCGAAGGCCATATAGAGATTGGGCGAAACGGTTTTTCCGGTCTGCCCGACCTGATGCTGGTGCCCGATCCAACCGGAGTCCACGGCCGACCGCGATGCGCCGACGGCCGCCTTCGGGAGAAGAGCGGCCAGCTCCTTCAACAGGGTGAAGTTTTCGGGTCCTTTCAAACCCCGGCCGCCGGCAACGATGATGTCGGCCTCGCTGACGTCGATTTCGGCGCCGTCCTCACTCACTTTTTCGATGACCCGGGCCTTGACGGACGCCGGGTCGATTTGAACGGGAACCGACGCGATTTCGCCCTGAGCGGCCGCCGGCTCGGAGAGAAGTGGGAAGACATTCGGCCGCAGGGTGGCCATCGCAGGAGAGCCGTTCGCTTCCAGGGTCAGCAGGGCTTTCCCGGCATAGACGGGACGAGTATAAAGGAGCTTCCCATCCCGGACGGAGAGGCCGGTGCAGTCCGATGCCAGCCCAACGCCCAGACGAGCCGCAAGACGGGGCGCCAGATCGCGACCCAGGGCCGAGGCGGCGAAAAATATCGCCTTCGGTGAAGCCATGGCGGTCATCTCGGCGAGAGCGGCCGCGCAAGCTTGGGGAGCATAGTGTTCGAGAGAGGGGTCGTCGATCACGTAGACTTTCGACGCACCGTGGGGGAAAAGCTCCGGAGCGAACTTTTCCACCCCCGATCCCGCCAGCACCGCGGCGGCCGGCCAGCCTAGCTCATCCGCCCTGCGCCGGGCCTCGGCCAGGGTTTCGAGCGAACTTTTCTTGATTTTTCCGTCTCTGATTTCGATGAATACACAGATCATCTTCGTTTCCTCAAAAAACCTTGGCTTCGCCGTGGAGAATTTCGACCAGACGACGGGCGGCCTCGACGGGATCCCCCTCGAGGATCGTCCCCGCCTTCCTTACGGAGGGCGCCGATAGTTCGACCGCCGTGATGGAAGGCGCCAGATCCTCGGCCGTCAATTCGAGTTCTTCGAGCGTGATCACGGGGATGGGTTTTTTCTTCGCGGCCATGATACCCTTGAGGGTTTCGTAGCGGGGTTCGTTCAGTCCTTTCTGGGCGCTGAGGACGGCTGGC comes from Acidobacteriota bacterium and encodes:
- a CDS encoding 4Fe-4S binding protein gives rise to the protein MKNERSKKHRVFQLLRVAIQAAFFFLFLYLMAVTHYPGDDYIGPVERFFHFDPLLGLTTFIATRVFFASFLLAGITLLVTLILGRVACGWACPLGTLHQFFSWVFKKARFLKPKNDGKAGLAWKYVVLVFVLAGSLFTLNLVGYLDPLSFLYRSFTLAVFPFLAFGADAVLDVLYGTGMTTAGRSLGQFVENMMFNTIFLQGLFIGLLLTGAVMLNAWKERFWCRYLCPLGALLGLFSRWNIFKLRIDEDKCIKCGLCNLHCETQATPFPNAEWKSSECVYCQTCAAICPTAAISFPLKPAPAKMTGIDLSRRKLVLTTFLGFAAAPLFRITPARKRASEKLIRPPGSLPEEDFLRTCVKCGACMKVCPTNGLQPTLSEAGPEGIWTPMLVPKIGYCEYYCSLCTQVCPTGAIRELTVEEKVDVKIGTSWVDKSRCIPYVFGKPCIVCEEHCPTSPKAIKLVEVEAKLPDGSIVTQMGPVIDLDLCIGCGVCENKCPVMDKPAIFVTSVGEERSSKNQLLLELF
- a CDS encoding 6-bladed beta-propeller, which codes for MKNIIFPVLGLLVLFCCRADKPVSEIQEKSENTISSRPIEQEWILDEDFVIPGKREGEYTLGGLITDLKIDSKGNILVLDKLEGCVRVFDYRGRYLRSIGKQGRGSGELTEAVAFALDPDGNFHIVQVMKHDRRKRRMNVFAHQSDLLRTMVLTEYVAQFFFTAGGGILAKTFGHKGQEIAIYDNNMNKQRTLALLPPPKQIPSQTTRSVADFANHPDFLLGALNNRGFIYCESSDNKLSILDPYGEPLFVIEKSLEAADTSTRFILVDGDAEGNIFAVSLPSGDSFFKTRKMFIEVFDDHGRFIHKTTTDAFGILKITEDAVFGLRFHEAFPPDIVKFRQRIS
- a CDS encoding electron transfer flavoprotein subunit alpha/FixB family protein gives rise to the protein MICVFIEIRDGKIKKSSLETLAEARRRADELGWPAAAVLAGSGVEKFAPELFPHGASKVYVIDDPSLEHYAPQACAAALAEMTAMASPKAIFFAASALGRDLAPRLAARLGVGLASDCTGLSVRDGKLLYTRPVYAGKALLTLEANGSPAMATLRPNVFPLLSEPAAAQGEIASVPVQIDPASVKARVIEKVSEDGAEIDVSEADIIVAGGRGLKGPENFTLLKELAALLPKAAVGASRSAVDSGWIGHQHQVGQTGKTVSPNLYMAFGVSGAIQHLAGMSSSKYIVAVNKDPEAPIFRVADYGIVGDLFEVIPALKAALIKLFSDS